Part of the Cottoperca gobio chromosome 1, fCotGob3.1, whole genome shotgun sequence genome, CGACACAAATCTATTTGGTAACAAAAGTGAACTTACTATGCAGTatcatacaaaaagaaaagtcaaaatgtacCTCAGCAAaagcttataaaatataatatgaataaaataatataataatattcctTGGTCCGTAAAAACTATGTTACTCTTACAACAAATGTTTCCCTTGCACACAGCAGATGAATCAACAAGCCTTTCAGTAAAAACATGATCTCAGTAGAAAGAGAGCTTAGTTAAAATAGCTTCCAAACCCACAggcatataaaaaaacaaaagggttCTTGTACAAATCCGGTTGTTGTGAGAAGTTAGATGGCACGTCTTCTTTTAGGGGAAGATCTTGAATATCAAGGTCCTTTTAAGTGTGGCTTTTTGACATGCCCACAACAAACCAGGAGAGGGAGCCAAAGAGAGCATTCGGTTATCCCCAAGTATTCTCTTTAACCTTTAagtccccctctcccccccgaACTCTCTTTAGCAGTCCCGATGATCACAGTTGCTCTCTCCGATGAAGAGTTTCCGAGTCTGTGTGCACCTCTCAACAGGTCCATGAGCCTCTTTGGCTCataagcacatgcacacattttctCACTCAAGTCATTCAAAGCACGCAACAGAAGAAGTATTACTATGACAGTATAGACATGGTCGACGCCCCTGACGACATGCCTGAGTCACTACTGTTGTAAGCCACGTGGCCGTCCCCGAGCCCGCCCAAGGATGATGGTGAAGATGAAGACGCCGGTGAAGACGAAGAGATGCTATGTGTCCGCAGAATGGCCCCAGCAGCACTGCAGTGGGGTCGGGGCCCCGGTTCAGGGGTGTAGGTGAAGGTGAGGGCCGTGGCGTAGATGACTCCATCGTTGCGGACCAGCGTGACAGGGACCTGTACCGGCTGTCTCACCCAGCGCCAGCCCTCCCTGAAGGCGGAAATGTCCGGCACCACACACAGGACGCTCTCTCCACATCTAAGGGGACAGACGTACGAGGACGAGGTTTGAATATTTGAGCCATTACACAACTAATGTTCAcacgcagacacaaacactcacctgTACATGGTGTCGGCCTCCACATCTCCGAACCACACTCTGAGTTCAGGGGTGAAGTTCTGTCCTGTCAGCTCCAACATCGCCACATCTCCTCCACCGTTTaacttgacacacacacacacacacacacacacatacagacacacacacacacacacacacacagaaagaaaaggttttacaTTAAATGCTCCCTACAAACCATAAGAAGAAGTAGTTGGTAACCAGAATGGCACTCATGTCGCTGATAAAACGCATAATAAGCATATTTTCAAACAGAAAAGGTTGCATGCATACCTGCAGAGTTTCCACCACAGGGACAGGTGTGACCGGTGTGGGGACGGGGCCCATTCCCTCATAAAAGGTGTACTCGGCCTTGTCAGTGCTAATGATAGTCCAGGAAGCCCCGTCGTTAACATTCTCTTTGTTAGTTTCTTTGGAGCACTGTGTAGCctggagggggaaaaaaacaataacatagaAATCAATGTCGCTTCCCTCTTTAATATCCAACAAGAGGACAAACGCACTCGAGTACGGCACAATAGTGTTAACCAATGACAGGGACACAGATTAGACTCTCTTCTCCAGCCCTGGGAtgctcattaaaacaaaatgtgtagATCTCCCGTGTGGGCACTAATTCCACGACACACACCTGCTGTAGGCAGACGTGTTAATACTCTGCTGTCACCAGGCAGAAACAGCAGCATTATCCCAGCTCACGATAACAGAAACATCACATAACATACTACTAGCTTGTACATTCTAATTTGCACATTTTTCTACAAAAAGACAGTTttttatataacaaaataaacaatattgaaTAAGTGAGCCGCATTACAGATCACAACGTCTGCCTTTACACAGAATCGGATTAATAGAGTTGCGAAGTGAGAGGAGCGCTCACATCTGCTGCTGGTTACTGTCTTCACAGACGATGTGAGGTGACTCACAGTTTGAGCAGTGAGCTGTGACCCTGGCTTGTATCAGCATGAAACCTTCCCAGTTAAATTATCAGTACAAAAGATGTTCAAAAAAAAATATCTGGGTAAAAAGTTGAAGTTACACgcagagacaaaaacatttgaatttccTACAGCCCTGATTCGCACCTTTGGCAATGTTCTTCTCCATAGCAACAGTGGTCGAGTGCAGTGGGTATTGTATTTAGCGGTGTACGTCACAGACGGACAAACTTGATTTCACGGcaacaaagttgaaataattcaaACTGACGGCCACAACATGAAGCCCCTGCAACATTACAGTATCTGTAAGAGTCCAACAAGTGACTCCTCCCATTTTGCAACTATATAGGAACACTtaagaaataaaagtataatataacaaaatatataaataccaAAAACTAGAACATAAATTATACAAGAACCAGATTCAAAACTCCTATTCAAACCCATGTGTACGTGTGTTATTGCACACCTGAAACTGGATGATCCTctcctgtgagagacagagatacattCTGTCTGTATCTTTCAGGTAGAAGGCACACTTGTGAAGCTGGGACACTGGGTCATCTGCGTCCATCAAGGCAGTCTGCTTGTCCACTTTGCGAATGACCTGAGGAATTGAGGCAAACACCCCCATCCCCCCATCATAAATAAACcgaaacaaataacaataattaaaaataatgaacgCAAACACATTTGTACGGTCACAAACCGTCACTTTCTCATACAATAG contains:
- the LOC115015134 gene encoding recombining binding protein suppressor of hairless-like yields the protein MAPVVTGKFGERPQRLTREAMRNYLKDKDDQTVLILHAKVAQKSYGNEKRFFCPPPCVYLMGSGWKKKLENMEKEGCTEQEAQPCAFIGIGNSEQEMQQLNLEGKHFCTAKTLYISDSDKRKHFMLSVKMLYGNSANIGVFLSKRIKVISKPSKKKQSLKNADLCIASGTKVALFNRLRSQTVSTRYLHVEGGNFLASSQQWGAFFIHLLDDEESEGEEFAVRDGYIHYGQTVKLVCSVTGMALPRLVIRKVDKQTALMDADDPVSQLHKCAFYLKDTDRMYLCLSQERIIQFQATQCSKETNKENVNDGASWTIISTDKAEYTFYEGMGPVPTPVTPVPVVETLQLNGGGDVAMLELTGQNFTPELRVWFGDVEADTMYRCGESVLCVVPDISAFREGWRWVRQPVQVPVTLVRNDGVIYATALTFTYTPEPGPRPHCSAAGAILRTHSISSSSPASSSSPSSLGGLGDGHVAYNSSDSGMSSGASTMSILS